From Silurus meridionalis isolate SWU-2019-XX chromosome 14, ASM1480568v1, whole genome shotgun sequence, a single genomic window includes:
- the LOC124396409 gene encoding adenylate cyclase type 10-like: MNNFKFSKACCNFLTAQVPDTVFNSDFTMEQVPSTEPYSGVLLFLDISGFTALTEKYTAMHEEGHGADELTNKLNQFISRLVICILENGGDILNFAGDAILAQWLVEGIQMSDVISLAVKCALKIQKECDLQEEKHDSELHVKIAISAGKLSKIIVGNKSRRFFVITGPAVDEVRMNESLANPGDIILSTETLKLCDQKNMVIRHTAYKKAVKMLRFKKEPRFSVGTYYQMLAKDQKIPEKGCLRSVFRLIPDTERKNYLRKYMMRTVLQEFDDDQPPELTSEIRPATIMFINVTYTSTYTPMELCSFVQEATVIIDNSLHPHGQLNKIFFFDKDCTFLSVFGLPGYKKKDESGLALKAAHSLHETCRKKMKHLQSISVGITTGLVYCGLVGHHLRNEYTVMGTKVNLAARLMVYYPGIVSCDWETRYYSGLPSCCFKEEIAKDLKGVSQPGKIYRFDPSHQRHDHDALPSLEMEKDSMVGDMHRTLTELNVLSAAEGLILRHAAFLGQTFTTKLLHNILPDPLQEKLNSILMTLFQLGIFKCASKPPKDSSAMTVEKPKLVCYCGSSSTDGLASVDGVWKCKMIGFCKGMVMEMTYQQLLKEQKRQLHGICASYLEKKPYRCNKCTKNPNCIVPKKSVDKAAGNGNDTENFLDKLDTIVNEKQARMSTGLRCKCAQLLEMVLIPIVRHWSGAEDISKTFYYLLECAAMCTNLSDNPRAMRYLKEAKRILENLKEGNSISDLEAHDSVQIAKFDQAVMFKLIGEILFNTGNILKAEENFKEAAKLLNCSLPSNDCAQSLKLFCEKIKKYSHQSKKLRIAEKKRLKMKKQKLLHDRICCLSFLWQIKYMQGHFKSASLAITMESNLSIWSTDVFEMLFTAMDYHQYSQFMNDKSKCKSLEAWLCRMCSGLSNCTENQRLINRLARTLAIVHLCRGNLKESADFTIRAQHLDGVGLDARTIGILHLALLFTGRYKEGMQLIYKLETISSEMLSIVAKGWFYAACLNILLYAGISLRPLEEFLDFVKESQSDVNLVADKSLMMHLYFSLALWFARLNDWENFTVFYDKAFGMYIQIPPTIYSISGVAVFLECNVLLFKQELVKFNRPCMKAYERTLQLFTDFRHCFGGDHIFVPRVLHLNAFLNQLVGKTTLVENLLMDALQLSEKQGNLLDNTQIKHSQATWSATYSQTPSDFCTDIKTLQFWDEKAIHNSEQLLGLLF; encoded by the exons ATGAACAATTTCAAGTTTTCTAAAGCGTGTTGTAACTTTTTGACAGCACAAGTTCCTGATACTGTGTTCAACAGCGACTTCACAATGGAGCAGGTTCCTTCTACAGAACCCTACTCTGGAGTTCTGCTCTTCTTGGATATTTCCG gattCACTGCCTTAACAGAAAAATACACTGCGATGCATGAAGAAGGCCATGGGGCAGATGAGTTGACAAACAAACTTAACCAATTTATCAGCAGACTGGTTATTT GTATCCTAGAAAATGGTGGGGACATCTTGAATTTTGCAG GGGACGCAATTCTGGCTCAGTGGTTAGTTGAGGGGATACAGATGAGTGATGTGATATCACTGGCTGTCAAATGCGCCTTGAAAATTCAAAAAGAGTGTGACCTTCAGGAAGAGAAACATGACAGCGAGCTACATGTCAAAATtg CAATATCAGCTGGGAAACTCTCCAAAATAATAGTGGGAAATAAATCGAGGCGTTTTTTTGTCATCACTGGCCCAGCTGTGGACGAAGTGCGAATGAATGAGTCCCTGGCAAATCCTGGGGATATTATTCTTTCTACTGAAACATTGAAGCTCTGCGACCAAAAGAACATGGTCATCAGACATACTGCGTATAAAAAAGCTGTCAAG ATGCTTCGTTTTAAAAAAGAGCCAAGGTTCTCAGTGGGAACGTACTATCAGATGCTGGCCAAGGACCAAAAAATCCCTGAGAAAG GCTGCCTGAGATCAGTGTTCCGGTTGATACctgacacagagagaaagaattaTCTTAGGAAATATATGATGAGAACAGTCTTGCAAGAG TTTGATGATGACCAGCCACCGGAACTCACATCAGAGATACGACCTGCAACCATCATGTTCATTAACGTCACATACACTTCAACTTATACTCCTATGGAGCTGTGCAGCTTTGTTCAAGAAGCCACTGTCATAATTGACAACAGTCTCCATCCCCATGGCCAACTCaacaaaatattcttttttGACAAG GACTGTACGTTTCTCAGTGTATTCGGCTTGCCTGGATATAAGAAAAAGGATGAGAGTGGTCTTGCATTGAAGGCTGCCCACAGTTTACACGAGACCTGCCGCAAAAAAATGAAGCATCTACA GAGTATCTCAGTTGGCATAACTACAGGTCTAGTGTATTGTGGTTTGGTGGGCCATCATTTGAGGAATGAATACACAG TAATGGGAACCAAAGTAAATCTGGCTGCCCGGTTGATGGTTTACTACCCAGGGATAGTTTCATGTGACTGGGAGACCAGGTATTACTCTGGCCTGCCTTCCTGCTGCTTCAAGGAGGAGATTGCAAAAGACCTGAAGGGTGTGAGTCAACCAGGGAAGATCTATCGCTTTGATCCTAGTCATCAAAg GCATGATCATGACGCACTACCATCATtagagatggagaaagacagCATGGTTGGAG ACATGCATCGCACTCTAACCGAGCTGAACGTATTGAGCGCAGCTGAAGGATTGATTTTAAGGCATGCTGCCTTTCTTGGCCAGACGTTTACCACTAAGCTGTTGCATAACATCCTGCCTGATCCATTACAAGAGAAGCTCAACAGCATCCTAATGACACTCTTCCAACTGGGCATCTTCAAGTGCGCCTCCAAGCCACCAAAGGATTCATCAGCCATGACTGTAGAGAAGCCCAAGCTTGTATGTTACTGTGGGAGCAGCAGCACAG ATGGACTAGCCTCAGTAGACGGTGTGTGGAAGTGCAAGATGATTGGTTTCTGCAAAGGTATGGTAATGGAGATGACCTATCAGCAGTTGTTGAAAGAGCAGAAACGGCAGCTTCATGGAATCTGTGCCAGCTACCTGGAGAAAAAGCCATACCGCTGTAACAAATGTACTAAGAACCCCAACT gCATCGTGCCTAAAAAATCAGTTGACAAGGCTGCAGGAAATGg GAATGATACAGAGAACTTTCTGGATAAGTTGGACACAATAGTGAATGAAAAGCAGGCCAGGATGAGCACAGGCCTCAGATGTAAGTGCGCTCAGCTACTGGAGATGGTGCTCATTCCTATTGTGAGACATTGGAGCGGTGCAGAAGACATCTCCAAGACTTTTTACTACTTGCTGGAATGTGCGGCTATGTGTACAAACCTTTCTGACAACCCCAGG GCGATGCGCTATTTGAAGGAGGCTAAAAGAATATTGGAAAACCTAAAAGAAGGGAATTCTATATCAGATTTGGAGGCTCATGACTCTGTTCAGATCGCTAAATTTGACCAAGCTGTTATGTTTAAGCTCATAGGAGAG ATTCTGTTTAATACAGGCAACATTTTGAAGGCAGAGGAAAATTTCAAGGAAGCCGCAAAGCTTCTCAACTGCAGCCTTCCCAGTAACGATTGTGCACAGTCTCTCAAATTGTTCTGCGAGAAGATAAAGAAATATAGCCATCAATCGAAAAAACTAAGGATCGCAGA GAAGAAGAGGCTCAAAATGAAAAAGCAGAAATTACTGCATGATCGGATCTGTTGTCTGTCCTTTCTATGGCAAATCAAATATATGCAGGGGCATTTCAAGAGTGCCTCCCTGGCTATCACTATGGAGAGCAACTTGTCCATCTGGAGCACTGATGTCTTCGAG ATGCTCTTCACCGCCATGGATTATCACCAGTACAGTCAGTTTATGAATGACAAAAGCAAGTGCAAATCTCTTGAAGCCTGGCTGTGCAGGATGTGCTCCGGACTTTCTAACTGCACTGAGAACCAGAGACTAATAAACCGCTTGGCTCGCACCCTGGCTATCGTTCACCTGTGCAGAGGAAACTTAAAGGAGTCTGCCGATTTCA CTATTCGAGCGCAGCATTTGGATGGAGTTGGTTTGGATGCAAGGACCATTGGCATATTACATCTGGCTCTGCTTTTCACTGGGAG ATACAAGGAGGGTATGCAGCTGATCTATAAATTGGAGACAATCAGCAGTGAAATGCTCAGCATCGTAGCTAAGGGCTGGTTTTATGCTGCCTGCTTGAACATCCTGTTATATGCTG GCATCTCATTGAGACCATTGGAGGAATTTTTGGACTTTGTAAAAGAGAGTCAGTCTGATGTAAACCTCGTAGCTGACAAGAGCCTGATGATGCATTTGTATTTTTCGTTGGCTCTATG GTTTGCACGGCTGAATGACTGGGAGAACTTTACAGTCTTCTACGATAAGGCATTTGGAATGTACATTCAGATTCCCCCGACCATCTACTCCATCAGCGGTGTGGCTGTGTTCCTCGAGTGCAATGTTTTGTTGTTCAAGCAAGAGCTGGTTAAATTCAACAGACCCTGCATGAAGGCCTACGAAAGAACACTGCAG CTCTTCACTGATTTCAGACATTGCTTTGGCGGAGATCACATCTTCGTCCCTCGTGTGCTGCATCTAAATGCTTTCCTGAACCAGCTTGTTGGCAAGACGACGCTTGTAGAAAACCTCCTTATGGACGCTCTGCAGCTGTCAGAGAAACAGGGAAACCTTTTGGATAACACCCAGATCAAGCACAGCCAG gccaCATGGTCTGCTACATACAGTCAGACTCCATCTGATTTTTGTACAGACATTAAGACCCTGCAGTTTTGGGATGAGAAAGCAATACACAATTCTGAGCAGTTGTTAGGTCTACTGTTTTAA
- the phb gene encoding prohibitin, translating into MAKLFESIGKLGLALAVGGGVVNSALYNVDAGHRAVIFDRFRGVQDTVVGEGTHFLVPWVQKPIIFDCRSRPRNIPVVTGSKDLQNVNITLRILFRPVAGQLPRIFTSIGEDYDERVLPSITTEVLKAVVARFDAGELITQREHVSKQVSEDLTERASTFGLILDDVSLTHLTFGKEFTEAVEMKQVAQQEAERARFVVEKAEQQKQAAIISAAGDSQAALLIANSLAVAGDGLVELRKLEAAEDIAFQLSRSRNVTYLPPGQGTLLQLPQ; encoded by the exons ATGGCGAAGCTCTTTGAGTCCATTGGGAAGTTGGGATTGGCTCTGGCTGTTGGAGGAGGTGTGGTTAACTCTGCCCTCTACAATG TTGACGCTGGCCACCGGGCAGTCATCTTTGACCGCTTTAGAGGAGTTCAGGACACCGTGGTTGGAGAGGGAACGCACTTCCTGGTTCCTTGGGTACAGAAACCTATCATCTTTGACTGCAGGTCCCGACCACGCAACATTCCGGTTGTCACTGGAAGCAAAG ATCTGCAGAACGTGAACATCACTCTGAGGATATTGTTCAGGCCTGTAGCAGGTCAGCTCCCGAGGATCTTCACCAGCATTGGTGAGGACTATGATGAACGAGTGCTTCCTTCTATCACCACTGAAGTACTGAAGGCTGTCGTG GCCAGGTTCGATGCAGGAGAACTAATCACTCAGAGAGAGCACGTGTCCAAGCAGGTCAGTGAAGATTTGACCGAGAGAGCATCCACCTTCGGCCTCATTCTCGACGACGTCTCGCTG ACACATCTGACGTTTGGTAAAGAGTTCACAGAGGCTGTGGAGATGAAGCAGGTGGCCCAACAGGAAGCTGAAAGGGCTCGGTTTGTTGTGGAGAAA gcAGAGCAGCAGAAACAGGCAGCCATCATCTCAGCAGCCGGTGATTCTCAGGCTGCGCTGCTTATCGCCAACTCTCTGGCAGTGGCAGGAGACGGCCTGGTGGAGCTGAGGAAGCTGGAGGCAGCCGAGGACATCGCCTTCCAACTCAGCCGCTCGCGCAACGTCACCTACTTGCCCCCGGGTCAGGGCACACTGCTGCAACTGCCCCAATGA